The Bacteroides fragilis NCTC 9343 genome includes the window AAAGCGTGGAGCCTTCGGTTCGTGGAAACGCGGGAGGCGTGTTTCGTTCATTATCCGGATAATCTCGTCTCCGGCTTTGTTTGTCGATACAAACATCACGGAGTTCGGTTCTTCATCTTCGATGATTACTTTTTTCTGGGCATGTGCCGCTACAGGCAAGAGTCCCAGTCCGAGTAGCATAGCTACAGATCTAAAAAATGTTTTCATTATAAGTTAAGTTTTAGGTGAATTGCCCTATTGAACAACTTAAATGGGAAATGGTTGAGGGGGCGAGGGAAAAATCGCCAAATTATGCGGAAGAATTGCTATAGCATAGACCGTTTAAAATGCGAATCTTTGCATATTCGATAATTAGAAAGGAAAAAGAGCAATGGAAAAGATGAATATTACCCATAAGATAGTGGCTATGCAGCCCGAACTGGAGCATTTTGCGTATAAATTGACTGCCGACAGGGAGTCGGCCAATGATCTGGTACAGGATTGTCTGTTGAAGGCATTGGACAACAAAGAGAAATTTGTGCATACCCAGAATTTCAAGGGATGGATGTATACCATCATGCGCAATATCTTTATCAATAATTACCGTAAGTCATTGCGCGAAGTAGACATGACCGACTCTACTTATAATCTCTATGCACAAACCATGACGGAAGGCGAGGAAGGGAACCGGTTTGAGACGATCTACGACCTGAAGGAGCTCTACAAAGTGATTAATGCCGTTCCCGAAGACCTGAAGAAGCCTTTTATGATGTTCGTGGCTGGGTTCAAGTATCGTGAGATAGCCGAGAAGATGGATTTACCGGTAGGGACTATCAAGAGCCGTCTGTTCCTGATCCGTAAAAGATTGCAGCAGGATTTGAAAGATTTCTCGTAAAGGATAACGGTTTAGGCACGTTAAGTGATCATTGTATGATGTCCTATTCTGACGGGGCATTACATTATATGTTATTCCGATAACAATATATGTAATGCCCCGTTACATATATTGTTATTTTGTCGATTAAAAAAGAATTGTTACCTTTGCCGCCCGAAAACGTATGATGCCGTGAATAACGGTCGTGTATTCTAGAACACCACGTAAAAAACAGGAATTATGAAAGAAAAAGTATCCGTACCCTTCATGTTGCTCGGCATTCTGTTCAATGTTTGCCTGATTGCAGCCAATCTTCTTGAAACCAAAGTTATTCAGGTAGGCAGTATCACTGTTACTGCCGGATTGCTGGTATTTCCCATCTCTTACATTATCAACGACTGTATAGCCGAAGTATGGGGGTTCAAAAAAGCCCGTTTGATTATCTGGAGTGGCTTTGCCATGAACTTCTTTGTAGTAGCCCTCGGACTGATTGCCGTGGCATTGCCGGCGGCCCCTTTCTGGGAAGGCGAACAGCATTTTGATTTTGTATTCGGCATGGCCCCCCGTATCGTAGTAGCCAGTCTGCTGGCTTTTCTGGTCGGTTCGTTCCTCAATGCCTACGTCATGAGTAAAATGAAAGTGGCCAGTGGCGGACGTAACTTTTCCTCCCGTGCCATTTGGTCGACGATGGTGGGAGAAACTGCCGACTCACTGATTTTCTTCCCCATAGCATTCGGAGGACTGATTGCCTGGCCGGAACTGCTGGTGATGATGGGTACTCAAATCGTACTGAAGTCTCTCTACGAAGTGATTATTCTTCCGATTACCATCCGTGTCGTGAAAGCCGTTAAGCGAATTGACGGAAGCGATGTCTACGATACGGACATCTCCTACAATGTACTGAAGGTAAAGGATATCTGATAGGAGAATTTAAAACAACATTTTCAAGAATATAAATGATGAAAAATGATTCAGCAGTAGTCCTGTTCAGTGGTGGACAGGATTCGACAACGTGTCTCTTCTGGGCGAAGAAACACTTTAAGAAAGTATATGCGCTCAGTTTCCTGTACGGGCAGAAGCATGCACACGAAGTGGAGTTGGCCCGGGGAATAGCCGAAAGGGCAGGAGTGGAATTTCATGTAATGGATACCTCTTTTATCGGAAGCCTTGGCAGCAATTCATTGACAGATACCAGTATCTCGATGGACGAAGACAAGCCCAAAGATTCATTTCCGAATACTTTTGTGCCGGGACGCAACCTGTTTTTCCTGAGCATTGCCGCTGTCTTTGCTCGTGAGCAGGGAGCTTTCCATCTGGTTACGGGAGTTTCACAGACCGATTATAGCGGTTATCCCGATTGCCGGGATTCGTTCATCAAGTCGCTGAATGTCACCTTGAACCTGGCGATGGATGAACAGTTCGTCATTCACACTCCGTTGATGTGGATCGATAAAGCCGAAACCTGGGCGCTGGCGGACGAACTCGGTGTGTTCGATCTTGTGCGGAACGAGACACTGACCTGTTACAACGGGATTCCCGCCGACGGATGCGGACATTGTCCGGCATGTAAGTTACGCAAACAGGGACTGGAAGAGTATTTAAGTAAAAGAAACCGTTAATTATTAATAGATTATGACCGAATTGAAAGAGCAGCTTTCTTTGTTGGGAAGAAAGACCGAATATAAGCAGGATTATGCTCCCGAGGTATTGGAAGCCTTCGATAACAAACATCCTGAGAATGATTACTGGGTACGTTTCAACTGTCCGGAGTTTACCAGCCTATGCCCCATAACCGGACAGCCGGATTTTGCGGAAATACGTATCAGCTACCTGCCCGATGTGAAGATGGTGGAGAGTAAGAGCCTCAAACTTTATCTGTTCAGTTTCCGCAATCACGGTGCCTTTCACGAAGACTGCGTAAACATAATCATGAAAGATCTGATCCGCCTGATGGATCCTAAATACATTGAAGTGACCGGCATCTTCACCCCTCGTGGCGGCATTTCGATTTATCCGTATGCCAATTACGGTCGTCCGGGGACGAAATACGAAGAGATGGCAATCCACCGGTTGATGAATCATGAATAGGGGATGACCCTATTCATGGTGATAGGGTCCGCCGTTCAGTATGGTCATGGCCCTGTATATCTGTTCTACAAAGATCAGGCGGATCATCTGGTGCGAAAAAGTCATTTTTGACATGGATATCTTTTCGTGTGCCGCGTCATATACCTTTTGTGAAAAGCCATAAGGTCCTCCTATAATAAATACCAGGCGTTTGTTGACGTTTACCAACTTCTTCTCCATCCAGCGGGCAAACTCCACCGACCGCATCTCTTTTCCGTGTTCGTCCAGCAACACAACCACGTCTCCCGGCTGAAGGGCTTTGGCTATCAGTTCGCCTTCCTTCTCTTTCTGTTGCTCGGGTGTCAGGCTTTTCGTATTTTTCAATTCTGGAATCACCTCCATATCGAAAGAAATGAAGTGTTTGGTACGCTCTATGTAATCGTTGATTGCAGTGATATAATGCTGCTCTACAGTCCGTCCTACGACGATAAGGGTTGTTTTCATTCAAGTGCAAACTCTTGTTTATTGCACAAAAATAAGAAAAAAATATTGTTTTTAGCATTAAATACTTACCTTTGCGTATCGATAATACTTGTGATTATGAAAAAACGGGTACTTTTATGGATGGCCGGACTCGTATTCGCTGTAACTTCGCTCTTCGCACAGGACATACCGGTGGGCGTGGTCGTTGCGTTTAAGAAAGGAAACTCCCAAGAGCTGAACAGGTATTTGGGAGAGAAGGTGAATCTGGTGATTCAGAATCGCTCGGAGAGTGTAGACAGGCAGGCAGCTGAAGGAACACTTGCCGCTTTTTTCAGTAGCAATAAGGTCAGTGGTTTTAATGTAAACCATGAAGGTAAGCGGGATGAATCGAGTTTTATTATCGGTACCCTGACCACTGCCAACGGCAATTTCCGGATAAACTGCTTCTTCCGCAGAGTACAGAACAAATATTTAATAAATCAAATAAGAATAGATAAAACCAATGAATGAGTTAATAGACAGACTGATCGATCTGGCCTTTGCCGAAGACATAGGTGATGGCGACCACACAACACTTTCCTGTATTCCCGCCACTGCAATGGGAAAATCGAAACTTTTAATCAAAGAAGCAGGCGTGTTGGCCGGCATCGAAATTGCCAAAGAAATATTCCACCGTTTCGACCCGACGATGAAAGTCGAGGTATTTATTAACGATGGTGCCGAAGTGAAACCGGGTGATGTGGCAATGATTGTGGAAGGTAAGATTCAGTCTCTGCTCCAGACAGAACGTCTGATGCTGAACGTGATGCAGCGCATGAGCGGTATTGCCACTATGACACGCAAATACGTGAAGCAGTTGGAAGGCACGAAAACACGTGTGCTGGATACCCGCAAGACTACTCCCGGACTCCGTATGCTTGAAAAAGCGGCGGTAAAGATTGGCGGCGGCGTGAATCACCGTATCGGACTTTTCGATATGATTCTCCTGAAAGACAATCATGTGGACTTTGCCGGTGGCATTGATAAAGCTATCAACCGTGCCAAGGAGTATTGCAAGGAGAAAGGAAAAGATCTCAAGATCGAAATCGAGGTGCGCAACTTCGATGAACTCCGGCAAGTATTGAGCATCGGCGGAGTAGACCGCATCATGCTCGATAACTTTACTCCCGAAAATACAAAGAAGGCTGTTGAGATGATCGGCGGAAAGTATGAAACCGAATCGTCGGGCGGCATCACGTTCGATACGCTTCGCGACTATGCCGAGTGTGGTGTAGACTTTATTTCAGTTGGTGCCCTTACCCATTCGGTGAAAGGACTCGATATGAGTTTCAAGGCATGCTGATTTCCAAACGATGAATGATCTTTAACAAGTAATGATGAACGGTGGACAAATTGTGCGTTGAGGCTGCAAGTTGTTCATCGTTTATTGTTTGAAAAAAACACTTCATCGCAGATCACATTCATCGTTCACGGTCGATCGTTTGAGGACCTTGATCGTTAAAACGATTATTTTAACTTCTTTTTTCATTTTCGTTTGCAGCATTCGCTGCATCCTTGCGTCTAATAGACAAACGACGCAGACATACGTTCGATTTTAAAAAGGCAATTGACATTGGAAAACGAGATAGAACTGATAAAGGGCTGTCGGGCAGGAAAGGATTCGGCTCGGAAGGAACTTTATACCCTATACTCGAGGCAAATGCTGGCGGTATGTTTCCGCTATACGGGCGATATGGAAGCGGCGCACGATGTACTGCATGACGGTTTCATCAAAATATTCACCAACTTTTCGTTTCGTGGCGAGGCTTCGCTCGGAACGTGGGTGACCCGGGTGATGGTGACTCAGGCACTGGATTACCTGCGAAGGCAAAAGCGGGTTAGTCAGTTGGAGGTACACGAGGAACAGCTACCTGACATCCCCGACCTTCCGGAAGGAGGGGAGGCAGGGCGAATTTCCGAAGAACAGTTGATGAAGTTCGTCGCAGATCTGCCCGATGGGTGCCGGACGGTTTTCAACCTTTATGTGTTTGAAGAGAAGTCGCACAAAGAGATAGCCGATATGCTGGGTATCAAAGAGCATTCATCCACTTCGCAGTTGCACCGGGCCAAGTTTTTATTAGCAAAAAGGATTAAAGAATATAGAAACCATGAAGAAAGAAAATGATGAAATAACCGATCTGTTCCGTTCCCGTCTGGGAAATGCCGAAATGACCGTGCGGGACGGTTTCTGGGAAGAACTGAATTCTGAGATGATGGTGCGCAGCCATCACCGGAAAGTAGTTTTCTTTCGTGTAGCGGCAGCAGCTTCCGTACTGCTGGTATTGGCTGCTTCGTCGGCTGCTTTCTGGTTCTTCTCTCCGAAAGCGGAGATAGAAGAAGCTTTTACCCAAGTGGCGGTTGTCAGCGGAAATACAACACATCTGGATGGAGACGTGGTGAAACAGGATTTTACCCCTATGCGCTCCGAACCGTTTTTGGGTAAACCGGCTCCCAAGCGTTCCGGTGTTTTGGCACAATCATCGGGAGAGGAAGATGATTCGGTATCGGTTACGGTCTCCATGTCATTCAGTTTCTCTTCTACGACTACACGCAGGAGACAAAATAATCATCCGGACAAAAGTTATTGGCAAGCTGGTGGAGAAGGTGGGGCTTTGGTAAGTTCTGCTGATGGACCCCGGCCGGACGATCACACAGTTGTGGCGGACAAA containing:
- a CDS encoding RNA polymerase sigma factor — encoded protein: MEKMNITHKIVAMQPELEHFAYKLTADRESANDLVQDCLLKALDNKEKFVHTQNFKGWMYTIMRNIFINNYRKSLREVDMTDSTYNLYAQTMTEGEEGNRFETIYDLKELYKVINAVPEDLKKPFMMFVAGFKYREIAEKMDLPVGTIKSRLFLIRKRLQQDLKDFS
- a CDS encoding queuosine precursor transporter, coding for MKEKVSVPFMLLGILFNVCLIAANLLETKVIQVGSITVTAGLLVFPISYIINDCIAEVWGFKKARLIIWSGFAMNFFVVALGLIAVALPAAPFWEGEQHFDFVFGMAPRIVVASLLAFLVGSFLNAYVMSKMKVASGGRNFSSRAIWSTMVGETADSLIFFPIAFGGLIAWPELLVMMGTQIVLKSLYEVIILPITIRVVKAVKRIDGSDVYDTDISYNVLKVKDI
- the queC gene encoding 7-cyano-7-deazaguanine synthase QueC, which gives rise to MKNDSAVVLFSGGQDSTTCLFWAKKHFKKVYALSFLYGQKHAHEVELARGIAERAGVEFHVMDTSFIGSLGSNSLTDTSISMDEDKPKDSFPNTFVPGRNLFFLSIAAVFAREQGAFHLVTGVSQTDYSGYPDCRDSFIKSLNVTLNLAMDEQFVIHTPLMWIDKAETWALADELGVFDLVRNETLTCYNGIPADGCGHCPACKLRKQGLEEYLSKRNR
- the queF gene encoding preQ(1) synthase, with the translated sequence MTELKEQLSLLGRKTEYKQDYAPEVLEAFDNKHPENDYWVRFNCPEFTSLCPITGQPDFAEIRISYLPDVKMVESKSLKLYLFSFRNHGAFHEDCVNIIMKDLIRLMDPKYIEVTGIFTPRGGISIYPYANYGRPGTKYEEMAIHRLMNHE
- the rlmH gene encoding 23S rRNA (pseudouridine(1915)-N(3))-methyltransferase RlmH → MKTTLIVVGRTVEQHYITAINDYIERTKHFISFDMEVIPELKNTKSLTPEQQKEKEGELIAKALQPGDVVVLLDEHGKEMRSVEFARWMEKKLVNVNKRLVFIIGGPYGFSQKVYDAAHEKISMSKMTFSHQMIRLIFVEQIYRAMTILNGGPYHHE
- a CDS encoding DUF4783 domain-containing protein; the encoded protein is MKKRVLLWMAGLVFAVTSLFAQDIPVGVVVAFKKGNSQELNRYLGEKVNLVIQNRSESVDRQAAEGTLAAFFSSNKVSGFNVNHEGKRDESSFIIGTLTTANGNFRINCFFRRVQNKYLINQIRIDKTNE
- the nadC gene encoding carboxylating nicotinate-nucleotide diphosphorylase encodes the protein MNELIDRLIDLAFAEDIGDGDHTTLSCIPATAMGKSKLLIKEAGVLAGIEIAKEIFHRFDPTMKVEVFINDGAEVKPGDVAMIVEGKIQSLLQTERLMLNVMQRMSGIATMTRKYVKQLEGTKTRVLDTRKTTPGLRMLEKAAVKIGGGVNHRIGLFDMILLKDNHVDFAGGIDKAINRAKEYCKEKGKDLKIEIEVRNFDELRQVLSIGGVDRIMLDNFTPENTKKAVEMIGGKYETESSGGITFDTLRDYAECGVDFISVGALTHSVKGLDMSFKAC
- a CDS encoding RNA polymerase sigma factor, which encodes MENEIELIKGCRAGKDSARKELYTLYSRQMLAVCFRYTGDMEAAHDVLHDGFIKIFTNFSFRGEASLGTWVTRVMVTQALDYLRRQKRVSQLEVHEEQLPDIPDLPEGGEAGRISEEQLMKFVADLPDGCRTVFNLYVFEEKSHKEIADMLGIKEHSSTSQLHRAKFLLAKRIKEYRNHEERK
- a CDS encoding porin family protein — protein: MKKENDEITDLFRSRLGNAEMTVRDGFWEELNSEMMVRSHHRKVVFFRVAAAASVLLVLAASSAAFWFFSPKAEIEEAFTQVAVVSGNTTHLDGDVVKQDFTPMRSEPFLGKPAPKRSGVLAQSSGEEDDSVSVTVSMSFSFSSTTTRRRQNNHPDKSYWQAGGEGGALVSSADGPRPDDHTVVADKSRTWAVKAAVGTALPAANGKYKMPVTAGLTVEKKINKHLAVETGLLYSNLRAEQNLHYLGIPVKLNVTLAETPKFDLYASVGGVADKCIAGAPDNSFKNEPVQLALTAGVGMNYKINDKLALFAEPGVTHHFKTDSKLETVRSARPTNFNLICGLRMTY